The Theileria equi strain WA chromosome 2 map unlocalized gcontig_1105316255037, whole genome shotgun sequence genomic sequence TCCATACtataattttgttttaacCGTAAGGGTTGTTTACATCcgaattcatcctttaaCCTCTTGAAGGAGGAAGGAGAATCACCCTTATTATAAACCTCAGAGACACACATTGACCTGATAACACCCCAAATTGCAATGTATCTTTGTGGAATCTAACTAATCacaatggaggaagaacgTGCTACTCTGGAGAAGAAATACcacttttgggagagtgaGGTGGAGGtggtaaggaagaagaccACGGCACCAAATGGTAGGCGATTCCGATATTTTGATGACAAGGGAATCTTTAATTTCGTGTTTATGCTATGGATGTATGGATGGGTTAAAGAAACGGCAGAAAGGTATCTAGATCCTTACATGCTCCACCCTCTCCCGCTGGCTGATCAGATTCTCAAATGGCAGCCTATTCTTTCCAAGCACATTAGCGATGGCATCGCAAGCCTGGAGGCATATGAAGTTCTCAGTGAAGATGAGAAGAAGAGAGCCAAGAAGCCTGTGAAATATATATTATTGAGAGCTCTTTTGTTGACCTACTGGAAGAGGCTGCTTGCTATACTGGTTGGTGTGGTAGTGGTTAATGCAGTTGGAATGAGTATTGCAGTTTTCCTGCACAAGTTGCTTAGGTTTTTATCAGAGGAAGTTTTTAAATTCGTGACGTTTTTATCCTTGACTATTTTGATCATTATATTAGAAcagataaagatgattgGTATGAGTCATCTTGACTACTGTGTGGAGAGGGTTTCTTTTCTTATGGATGCTTGTCTGCGTGTTACTATATTTCAACATGGTTTATGCTACAGAAGGAGTCTATTTGGAAACTTTCAGGCAAAGGGAGGACAGTGCAACAGTATCATCCATGGATGTTCCGGAGAAAACTTGTGCACATATAATCCACTCTTGTGCCCAGCAAGGCGTTATAAAAACAATGAGGTCACACCAAAGATATACAGTCTGATTCTAAATGATGCACGCTATATTCCATATGCAGTTGAGTGTGCTTCTGGTttagtggattttttgaCATCACTAACTTATGGCATAATTCTCATGAGTCGCCAATTCAACATGAGAGCAATGACTATTCTCATGGTGTCTTTATCTTTGGCTGTTTGTATGTTATTTGTGgagattataaatggtatccttttcaaatattaCTTTGGAATTAGGGATAATAGGATTTCTAAATCTGAGGAAGTTATATCTGGCTTACACTTGATTGAGAGGATGGCACTTGATGACATTGGTCACGATATTATTACGGAGGCCAGAAATGATGAACTACTTCTCGTCATCATCCGTTTCTTTATATCGCTCATAAATAAGGTTATATTTACAGCGATCACTTGTTTGgatatcatcattttggTTAATGACTTTGTCACCCAAGTTAGGGATGCCACTGATATCAAGATCATCAATCCTTCGGGGCTATTGGCATCAATCTTTGTTATTATGAAGATCATTGGTCCCTTGTATTTGCTTCCATTTAGGCTAAAGTTCTTTGTACTTAGTCTTAATTCGTTCTTAAGAGTAGAACGTTTCTTCAGAActtgttctccaaacttttatcttcCTGATAACAGGTTTACTGGGGATATTCCTCTGCCAGAGGCGCTACCTGATGAGGATAAGACACTGCCAAAGGGCCTAGTTGTGATGTTAAAGAAGGCCTCCTTTGCCTGGGTCAATAGCAGGAAGGATCTCCTAGACAATACTGGTACTACTTGTCTTAGGaaccttgactttgtcctcaaTACTGGTGACCTTGCCATTGTAACTGGTGCTCAAGGTTCTGGTAAGAGtaactttgtcaaggctatccttggtgacatgactcttgttgaaggatcaatggctgTATTGCCTCTCTCTACcaacatgccaatattctatgcTTCTCAGGATGTCtggctacaaaagggtaccattAAGTCTAACATTACCTTTGGTCAcagatttgatgaggatgtcTACAACACTGTCATTAAGGCAGTTGAACTTGAACATGACATATCGACTTGGGAAGGAGGTGACCTGCGTACTATTTCTGAACATGGTTACTCTCTCAGTGGAGGTCAGAGAGTGAGAATTGGAGTTGCTCGTGCTATATACACCTACCTAATATTCAGCGAGACTAATGGGGAAGAGAATAATTCAAAACATTCCTTCCTTGTAGTACTGGATGACTCATTTACTGGTCTAGATCCATTTGTAGCCAAGACAATCTTCAAGAATCTTTTTAATCTCAATGATGGACTATTGGCCAAGGACGATGTTGCTACTATTATAACAATTTCCAAGCGTATATTAGATGCTTGTGTATCAGCTGAGTCATCGGAGTCATTCCCGGATGCTCCAATATATGCCATGGAGAACACGACTCTTGTACAGAGCAACAAACTCAAGTCTTTGATAGAGCACGAAGTTGGTCATATTGAACCTCCAAAACCTTCTGAAGATAATATGGGACTTCACACCATGCCTGACAGGTTACGTAGGATGTGCAGCTCTGATGACTATACTCGTGATGGACGAAGGAGATCAACAGAATCTAGATACTCTAATTCGCCAACAGTTCAGATGTTATATGACAGGATCAATTTTAAACGTGGTGAGAATAAGAACTTCAAACCATACAAAGTTTTTTTCCATGCAGCTGGTTGGCCTCTATTCTTCTTTGTCGTATTCActctttt encodes the following:
- a CDS encoding ABC transporter, ATP-binding protein domain containing protein (encoded by transcript BEWA_040100A), translated to MEEERATLEKKYHFWESEVEVVRKKTTAPNGRRFRYFDDKGIFNFVFMLWMYGWVKETAERYLDPYMLHPLPLADQILKWQPILSKHISDGIASLEAYEVLSEDEKKRAKKPVKYILLRALLLTYWKRLLAILVGVVVVNAVGMSIAVFLHKLLRFLSEEVFKFVTFLSLTILIIILEQIKMIGMSHLDYCVERVSFLMDACLRVTIFQHGLCYRRSLFGNFQAKGGQCNSIIHGCSGENLCTYNPLLCPARRYKNNEVTPKIYSLILNDARYIPYAVECASGLVDFLTSLTYGIILMSRQFNMRAMTILMVSLSLAVCMLFVEIINGILFKYYFGIRDNRISKSEEVISGLHLIERMALDDIGHDIITEARNDELLLVIIRFFISLINKVIFTAITCLDIIILVNDFVTQVRDATDIKIINPSGLLASIFVIMKIIGPLYLLPFRLKFFVLSLNSFLRVERFFRTCSPNFYLPDNRFTGDIPLPEALPDEDKTLPKGLVVMLKKASFAWVNSRKDLLDNTGTTCLRNLDFVLNTGDLAIVTGAQGSGKSNFVKAILGDMTLVEGSMAVLPLSTNMPIFYASQDVWLQKGTIKSNITFGHRFDEDVYNTVIKAVELEHDISTWEGGDLRTISEHGYSLSGGQRVRIGVARAIYTYLIFSETNGEENNSKHSFLVVLDDSFTGLDPFVAKTIFKNLFNLNDGLLAKDDVATIITISKRILDACVSAESSESFPDAPIYAMENTTLVQSNKLKSLIEHEVGHIEPPKPSEDNMGLHTMPDRLRRMCSSDDYTRDGRRRSTESRYSNSPTVQMLYDRINFKRGENKNFKPYKVFFHAAGWPLFFFVVFTLLFSTLDNTKFIIVSKVSDSVIDCASEHEGKLISISDIKDYSFRASRWIIVLSTLVMAGALLRLIAITGASFNVARRVHEYSITSLFANNSTALAIKKSLGSIITFLHIDMFFIDNFLSYFIHEICLLSIEVTVHMLTLFFMMPWSTPLALLLCFVIVRFIIYYCVKSCRNICRARLESYDLIGSTIESSIVGSPIYRSFKKEWELMHSLVEHVDYNLRCDYLSKSEIFWSSITSRGILALLSLFLLVFPLVKSRVYGIEVQVGYYAMTYSVFVSINTTLAVLIKLYCYLELYMGSFRRFENFVLPGTEVKFEKKRNIHQTDFIVDRSASSGDDKIADEDIKDTLRRRRHNEYAERRAVHCTSLKMLLFKHKVNVLDVSKYAIPGMTRIKLDNVNIHIVNKKAGVKYAILKNVTCSADTSDIIGVIGRTGAGKSTLLSVLQNLAENREGSVLLDGCDLNDMPKNVTRQIIGVLPQLPFVFRGWTVRRFIDPRMLFDDIDVEAALEICGLLKFVENIPGGKGLNTIIIPDHYHKDMPRYYKRAYYGPTLKPHETSSVDNVNIDHGMVLSNSQLRTLSVARLVLYREFFKVLLVDEPPEEESGTSKTAETPIYEIIRAHFRHCATFIAAHDVDVLRLCTSVWVFHSGSLIKTCKTEDVIDSGSLSKIIENCILGQN